The sequence GGGCCGCTGGGCGAGCACCGCATCGGCGGCAAGCGGCTTGGGTCGGGCCGGGCCGGTGAAGAGTTTGCCTTTGCGCTTGAAGACCGGCATGTGCTCGGCCTCGAGGATCTGGCAGATGATGGGGATGAGGATGGCGGGGTGCTTGCGGTGGTGGTTGCCGGTGCCTTTGAGGCGGACAAGCAGCCCGGGGGAAAGGTTTTTTCCGGAAATGGCGGCGGAAACCTTGGTCTTGCGGGTGATGTGGAAGGCTTTTTCCAAAACCTCGGCGGCGAGGGCTCGCTCGAATTCGGCGCGGTCGGTGAACCATTTGATCCTGTCATCGGCGGCGGGCTCGGCGGTGGCTTCGCTGGGTTCGGATGCATCGCCTGGAATTTCTTCCTGTTCGGGGATCTCTTCGTTTTCCTCAGGGGGCGTGGAGGTATCGGATTCCGCTACAGGTTCTCCGGCGGTGGCTTCTTCGACCGCTTCTTCGACCGGGGCTTCCTCCACCGCTGGGGCTTCCTGCTCGGCCTTGGGCTGTTCGGCGGATGGCGGAGCCTGGGGCAGGCGGGTGGAATCCGCCGCCACCGCCGCGGATTCCTCGTCGGAAAGGATGCGCCAGCGGGTTTGGGTTTTCATGGAGTCCAGCCATGCGTTGACGGCTTCCTCGCCGCGCTCGGTGCGGACTTTTGCCTGATAGGCTGCGAAGGGCATGTTGGGGAAGCGCTCGCGATGGATGCGGCGGATCTCTGTCTGGTAGGCATGGAAGTTCGGCGGGCCGAGCCACTCGCCGGAAATGCCGCAGCGGGCGACGGACTGGAAGTTCCCTTTCGGTGGATCGATCTCGATGGTGGATTCCTCGATGAAACGGTTGCGCCAGGGGGCTTCGAGGAGATGGCGCAGCGCTTCCTCTTTCGTCAGGTAGATGGCTTCATCGATCTTGCAGCGGAAGAAAGGGTCTTTCCGTTCGGATATCTCAAAGGTGGCGCGCAGGCGGGAGCGCTCTGCGAGGATGATTTCGGCGACATCGAAGAGCGGATAGACGCGCGCGACCTGGTGGACTTCCTTGATGATGAGCTGGATCGCAGTTTTGTCCGGGGCCAGTGTCACGGTGACTCCCTCGGCGGGCGGGATTTCCTCCCGCTGGAAGTCCGGCCGTCCGCCGCGGCCTCCCTTTTCGGAATCACGCCGTCCGCCGCCGCTGCGCTGCCCTCCTCCGCGCCTGTCGTCGCGGCTGCCACCGCCGCCACGCTGACCGTCCCTGCGCTCGCCGCCACCGCGCGGCTTGAACTCGCGCTCGGCGGCGTGCTTGAATTTTTTCTCTACCGGTTCGGATTTCGCCCGCGCCCAGGCGGGGCCTAGGGCGAAATTTGAAAGAAGTCCTTCGAGGGGATTGGGAGGGGTGTCGCTCACGGGCGGGAGGATATGGGGTTGGATGGGAAAAGACAAACTCGGTTTGTGCGCGGATTCAGGCATGCCCTGAGATGGGATGCAAGACCCGGAGATGGCGGTTTGTCGCGCCCTCGTGGCGGGCGAGGACGATGGAGGCCTTTTCCACAAGCTCATTGGCGGCAGTGGGATCGAGGGCGGTGCGTATTGTCCTCACGATGGAGTCTTTGTCATCGGCCGAGAGGGCGGCGCCCGCAGATACCAGGTGGCCAGCGAGTGGCTGGAAATTCTCCATGTGCGGGCCGAGAATGAGCGGCTTGTGTGCGATGATTGCCTCGGCGGGGTTCTGGCCGCCAATGGAGAGGAAGGATTTCCCGATGATGACGGCATCCGCATGGGTCATCCAAGTGGCGAGCTCGCCGGTGGAGTCGATGACGAAAGCCTGGCGGGTTCCCTGGGCGGGAGGGATCTTCCCCCATGAGCTGCGCAGGCTTACGGAAAAACCGGCGGCGGCGAGATCTGCGGCGACTTCCGCGCGCCTCTCCGCATGGCGGGGGACGATGACGGCAAGGGCGTTATCATCGGCGGCAAGAATGGCTCCGGCGAGGAGGGTTTCCTCTCCGGGAAAGGTGCTGGCTGCCAGGACGATGGGGCGGCCTGGGCCGAAGGAGGCGAGCATTTCCGCAAAAGCCGGGTCGGGAGTGGGAGGCGCGGAAGATCGCGGGTCGAACTTGATGCTGCCGGTCAGGTGGATGTTTTCCGGGTTTATCCCAAGCGCTTGCCACAGGCTGCGGTGCTCCTCTTCCTGGATGCAAACGGCGGATAGGCGGGAAAAAAACGGGCGGAGCAGGGGTGCGAGCTTGAGGAAGCGCTTCGCGGATCGGGGTGAGGTGCGGGCGTTGGCGAGTGAGACGGGGATGTTGCGGCGCTCCGCAGAGATGAGCAGTCCCGGCCAGATCTCGCCCTCGATGAGGACGATGGACGATGGCTCGAAGCGCGATAGATAGCTGCGTATCATCCACGGGAAATCGAGCGGGCAATAGGTGACGCGCAGGTCCGGAAGATTGGCGGCGGTGGCCGCGTCGTGCCCGGTGGAGGTGCCGGTGGCGAGGACGAAACGGCTGCCGGGGTGTGCCGTGAGCCATGCCCGGACTAGCTTGAGGGCGAGCATCGTCTCTCCGACGCTGACGGCGTGGAGGTGAATCGCTCCGCAGGGCTCGAATTCCTTTTCGGTCAGATAGATGCCGATGCGCTCGTTCAGAGCGGTTCCGAAGCCACCCCGGCGCAGCATTTTCAGGATCCATCCGGGAAATGCCACGAGGAAAAGCAAGGGCAGCAGGAGCCGGTAGATGATGAGGACGAGGTGCTCTTTCATGCTTCCGGGTGGGTGAGAATGAGGATGGCGCTGGAGCCGTATTCGCGGCGGGCGAGCAAGCGGAAATGCGGGGATGGGGGAGTCGGTTGGGCGGAGGAAATCTCTGCGACGAGGTGGCCGCCGGGGGCGAGGCGGTCGGGGAGCTCCGGCAATTCCAGGAGTTTTGCGACGAGATCCGTATCGCCGTAGCCCTTCCAGTAGGGCGGATCGGCGAGGATGAGATCGTAGGTGGCGGGATCGCGCTTCAGGAAATGGAAGGCCTCCGCCTTGGCCGTTCGCCCGCCTTCGAGCCGGGCTTTCCTCAGGTTCTCCTCCGTCACGGAAACTGCCTGTCTGTGCTCGTCCACAAACACGCAGGACGCCGCGCCCCGGCTGAGCGCCTCAAGCCCCAGCGCGCCGGAACCGCAGAAGAGATCCAGCACGCGGGCACCGCCCACCGTTTCCCCGAGGATGGAAAAGATCGCCTGGCGGACGAAATCGGTGGTCGGCCGTGCGACCGCCGAGGGCACCTTGATGGCGGTGCGCCCGGCTTTTCCCGCGATGATCCTCATGTGGGCGCAAACTTCATTTTTCAGGTTTCAAACTTCAAGGAAGAACCGTTGCAGACTTCCGGGCAGGCGGTGTAGGGTCTGCGGAGATGTCTGATGAACCTATCAAGGACGGCCTGAGATCCGTCGTGAGGATCGACTTCTACGGCAACGTCCACAAGCGGATGCGGGGAAGCGATGTTGCGGAGCGCTATGCGCAGGAGGTCGCGGTGCTCAAGGTCCTGGAGGAAAGGGGCTGCCCGTATGTGCCGAGGATCCTTGAAGAGCATCCGGAGGAATATTATTTCGTCTCCACCAATTGCGGTAGGCCGGCGCCGCAGGTGACGAAAAAGAAAGCCGACAGCCTGTTCGCCGCGCTGGAGAAGGACTACGGGGTGCGCCATCTCGATGCCGAGCCGCGCAACATCACCTACTCCGACAAGATGGGCCGCTTTTGCATCATCGATTTCGAGCTTGCGGAGATTTTGCCGGATCCCCATTCATCATCGGAAAAACACTGAGCCGTGGGACAGGTCTGCCAGATCGAGTGGGCGGGAGCCACACGCAGCGGGTCGCGCAAGGAGCGAAATGACGACTCGTGGATCGTTTTCTCGGCCGATGCCAAGGGGTCTAGGCAGCTTGCGGAAAGCGGGAAGATGTCGATCTCCGACCAGGACCTGGTGTTCGCGGTTTCCGACGGGATGGGCGGGGGGAATGCGGGGCACTTGGCCTCCGCGCTGCTCCTGGAAAGGATGGCCGAACTGATCCCCGAGACTTTCAAGTCCGCCGCGATGGGTTTTTTCCCGGACTCGATGTCCTATCTGGAGCAGCTAATCAAGGATGTGCACGAGCATATCAATGAGGCTGCCCTCGCTTCCGTGGACTGCGGGGGCATGGCGGCTACCTTGGCGCTCGCGTGGTTTTCCCCGGAGAACATGTATCTCGCCAATGTCGGCGATTCGCGGATTTACCGCTGCCGCGACGGCAAGACGGAACAGCTCAGCAAGGATCACACCTCTGCCTGGGGGCAGTTGGCGCGGGGCGAGATTTCGGAGTTCGAATACCGCAAACATCCGAGGCGGGCCGCGCTCTATCGGGTGATCGGCGGCGGAAAGCCGGGTGGTGCCCCGCACTTCGCCGCCGTCCAATACCAGCCGGGCGACCGTTTCATGGTCTGTTCGGATGGCCTGATCGACGGCCTGTGGGAAAGGCACATCAGGGATGCTCTTGCGGACGGTGGGGCGCCCGCGGAGTGCTGTGAAAAGCTGCTGCAACGCGCCATGGAAAACGCGGGCAGGGACGACACCACTCTGATTGTCATCCATGTCTCGTGAGTTTCACGCCCGCGGCCGGAATTGCGCAGAATGGCACGCAATTTGCTTTTATTTGGCTTGTCGGTGAAGCTGGCGGATGATTTTTTGTCCGTGCCTCACCGCAAAACCAATCGCTAACCCGAAATAGAAACCGAACAACATGTCTAAAGAAAAATACGTATTGGAGTACCTCTGGCTCGACGGATACACCCCTGTCCCGAATATCCGCGGTAAATCCCAGGTGAAAGAGTTTTCCGCTTTCCCAACCCTCGAAGAACTTCCTCTCTGGGGCTTCGACGGCAGCTCGACGCGCCAGGCTCCCGGCGGCAGCTCCGACTGCATGCTCAAGCCCGTCGCCGTCTTTCCTGATTGCACCCGCAAGAACGGCGTGATCGTGATGTGCGAGGTGGTGATGCCGGACGGGGAGACCCCGCACCCCTCCAACGCACGTGCCACCATCCTCGACGACGAAACCGCATGGTTCGGCTTCGAGCAGGAATACTTCCTTGTCAAGGATGGCCTCCCGCTCGGTTTCCCCACAGGCGGCTACCCGAATCCGCAGGGTGAATACTATTGCGGTGTCGGCTACGCCAATGTCGGCGGCATCGCTCGCTCCATCGTCAACGAGCACCTCGACATCTGCCTCGCAGCAGGCATCAACCACGAGGGCATCAACGCAGAGGTCGCCAAAGGCCAGTGGGAATTCCAGATTTTCGGAAAAGGCTCCAAGAAAGCCGCCGACCAGATCTGGGTCGCCCGTTACCTCCTCCAGCGCCTCTGCGAGGAATACGGGGTCGACGTGGAATACCACTGCAAGCCGATCCAGGGCGACTGGAACGGCTCCGGTATGCACGCGAACTTCTCCACCGCATACATGCGCGAAAAAGGCGGCAAGGATTACTTCCTCGCCCTCATGGCCCAGTTCGAGAAAAACTGCGAGGAACACATCGCCGTTTACGGCCCGGACAACCACCTGCGCCTCACCGGCCTGCACGAGACGCAATCCATCGACCAGTTCTCGTGGGGTGTTGCTGACCGTGGTGCCTCGATCCGTGTCCCGCACAGCTTCGTCAAGGGCGACAAGTACCAGGGCTACCTGGAAGACCGTCGTCCCAACTCGCAGGGAGACCCCTACCAGATCGCTTCGCGCATCCTCAAGACGATCTCCGAGGTCCCGACCCCCTGATCGGCCTTCCGGTAGATTGTTTCTGCCATTCCAGGAAACCGTCTTCCCTATCAGGGGAGGCGGTTTTGCTTTGTGCGGACTGGGTTTTCAGAAACCTTGCATCACCTCGGGAAAATGTTCAGCGTTTTGGGGCAGAGATGGGAGAAATGGAGAAGGAAATCACATACATGGGCATACCGGCATCGCCCGGCATCGCCATCGGCCCCATCCATGTGGTTGCGCGCGGCTTTTCCGCTCCGGAAATCTATGTGATCTCCGAGGAGGAGATCGGCGATGAGCAAGCCCGCTTCGAGGATGCGGTGGCGCTCACCAAGAAACAGCTCACGGAACTCCAGGAGCGGCTCGAATCCCTGGCGGGGAATTCCGAGAGCGAGATCTTCGAGGCGCACGTGATGTTGCTGGAGGACAAGGCCTTGCTGAGCCGGGTGGAGAAAGCCATCGCCACCCGGCTGCAGAACGCGGAATATGCATTCTATGCGGTGATGCAGAATTTCCTGGAGGCCATGCGCCGCATCCCTGACCCATACCTACGCGAGCGCACGGCGGACATCGAGGATGTCTGCCAGCGGGTGCTGCGGAATTTCAAGGTCGATGAGGATTCCGACCACAGCGAGCCGGACGAAAAGCACATCCTGCTGGCCTACGACCTTTCACCATCGGACACCGTTTCGATGAACCGGAGACACCTCCTCGGCTTCGCCACCGAGCAGGGCAGCGTCAACTCCCATACCGCCATCCTCGCCCGCTCCTTCGGCATCCCAGCGGTCGTCGGGCTTGGCGCTTCCGTCATCCAGGTCACGGCACTGACCCCGGCTCTCATCGATGGCTATTCGGGAAAGCTCATCCTCAATCCCAGCGAGGAAACTTTGGGCAGATACGTCGCCTTCATGGCGGAAAAGGAAAAGCAGCGCACCGAGCTGGACGCCAAGCGCGACGAGGCCACGGAGACCATCGACGGGCGCAAGGTCACCCTTTCCGCGAACATCGAATTCCTCGAAGAGCTTCACCAGGTGAAGCGCAGCGGCGCGAAGGGAGTGGGCCTCTACCGCACCGAGTTCCTGCTCCTCAACGGCAGCGAAATGCCTGACGAGGCGGAGCAGGAAGCCGCCTACACCCGTGTGGCCAGGGAGGTTGCGCCCGACATGGTCATCGTCCGCACGCTGGATGCCGGCGGCGACAAGCTCCCTGTGGAGCCGCTCACCGAGCCGGAGCCGAACCCATTCCTCGGATGGCGCGGGATCCGCGTATCCCTCTCCCGCCCCGCCATGTTCCGGGATCAGCTCCGCGCCATCCTGCGCGCCAGCCATCATGGCAAGACCGCGATCATGTTCCCGCTCGTCTCCGGCCTGACGGAACTCCTAGAGGCGAAGGAAATCCTCAAACGCTGCATGGATGACCTGGATGCCGAGGGCATACCCTTCAACCATCAGATCCCGGTCGGCGTGATGATCGAGGTGCCATCCGCCGCTGTCTGCGCGGATTTGCTCGCTCCCCATGCCGATTTCTTCTCCATCGGGACTAACGACCTGATCCAATACACCGTTGCGGTGGACAGGGTGAACCCACACGTCGCAAACCTCTACAAACCAACCCATCCGGCAGTCATCCGGCTCATCAAGAGCACCGTTGATGCCGGTGCCGGGCAGGGTATCTGGACAGGTGTCTGCGGGGAGATGGCAGGCGATATCCGCCTCACCCCGCTCCTCGTCGGACTCGGGGTTTCCGAACTTTCGGTCTCCCCAAAAAACCTCCCGAAAGTGGGCCAGGTGATCCGCTCGCTCGATTTCGCACAGTGCCAGGACGCCGCCGTGGAAGCCCTCCGGCAGACGAATTCCAAGAGCGTCATGGAAGTGACCCTGTCCGTCGCCAGGCAGCGCTATCCGGATCTGCTGGACTGATCAGTCCGCCAGCCCCTGCGCGTAAATGTCCTCCGCCGAGTTCAGTATGATGACCATGGGCCGGCAGCACACCTCGCAGTCGTAATCGTATTCCGCAGGCATTTCTGAATCCGTCGGGACGGCGATCTCGAAGGTCTCGAAACATGTCGGGCAGGTGACAGGGAAGGTGTCCATGGCAAGTGGCGCTCAAGGGGCTGGCAGGCGGACCAAGCCATCTGCGATGATGATTTTGCGCTCGTCGAGCATGGCTACGACCACCGATTTCCCGATGGCCTTCGCCTCGTCGCCGTAGCACCCGCCGGTGATGTCCTCCACCAGCGTGGCAATGGCCAGGGGTTCCCTGGCCAGAGCGGAGTAGATGAGCAGCGCGAAGTGGCCATAGTCCTTTTCTTTCCTCGGCGCAGCCCACAGCGCCGCGGAAATCAGGCAGGCGGATGCCACCATGGAAAATCCTATTGATACGGCACCGTTATCCCTCGATTCCAAGACGATCACAAACCCGGCAAGGGCGATGAACAAACCAGAAGCTACCAAGAACCCTTTCATAATGATCTCATTGGTAGTTAGCTTACGCCGGTTCGTGCCACAAGCATCATTCTCCGGACTTCTTCCATCCTTGCGGAACAACTGCACAGGGCTACCTTACCAGGCATGAGCCGCCGTTCTAGGAGGAAAAAGGGAGCCGGGAAAAGCCCATGGCTCGGCAAGCTGCTGATCGTCATGGGCGGATTGCTCATCCTTGCGGCAGGCTTCGGCTACTTCGGCCTCCGCTCTTACCTGCATAGCGAAGGTTTCCGGAAATTTCTTTCCGCAGAGGTCAGCCGGTTGACGAAGATGGAGGGTTCCTTCGATCCGTTCAAGTGGGACGGCCTTGCGGTGGAGACTCCCGGTTTCCGTGCCAGCGGCAGCGGGGTGATGGCATCCGTCGAGGCGGATGGCATCGATACTGAGGTGGGCTTCGGCGGCGTTGGCCGGGGAGTCTGGGAAATCAAGGCCACACGCATCTCCCGGCTCGGGATCGGGCTGGATCTGAAGAAAAAGGATGAGCCGCCTCCCACCGCTCCGGCCGCCCACAAGGAGCAGGTCATGAGAAAACAGCCGGGCTGGGTGCCCCAGGAAGTGGAGATCGAGTCCCTTGAAATCGGTGACATCGCCGTCCGTGCGAAGATGGAATCCGGCGAGGTCATCGCCAAGGGCTTGTCTCTCTCGGCGACTCCGGACACCGGGAAAAACACTTTCAAGGGGGAGATCGGCGGCGGGACGATTGCAACACCTTTCGGGTTCGTGCCGGAACTCAGGGTGAAGCGCATCGTCGGTGCCTACCGGGACGGCAGCGCATTCATCACCGAGGCGGAGCTGGGTGCCTGGGAGAATGGCCGCATCCAGTCCTTCGGGGAATGGGACTCGCGCAGCGGCCGATATTCCTTCGAGGGCGATCTGCAGGGCGTGAAATGCGCGGAGCTTCTCAGCGAGAACTGGGCGCGACGGCTGACCGGCGATGTCTCCTCCACCTTCTCCATCGACAACCTCCGCGGCTCCATGGCCATGGCCGGCGAGCTCCGCGTCCTCAACGGCACGCTCACCGCACTGCCCATGCTCGATTCGCTGGCCGCCTACGCCGATACCCGCCGCTTCCGCATCCTCCAACTCAACGAGGCGCGCACGAAATGGCGTTGGACGGAAGACGAGATCCTCCTGACCGATATCGCCATGGGCAGCGAGGGGCTGATACGCATCGAGGGCAGCCTGTCCATACGCGGCAATGCCATCGACGGGCGCTTCCGCCTCGGCCTGGTGCCGGGCACCCTTTCGGCCATTCCCGGAGCGGAAAACAAGGTTTTCCTCCCGGGCACCCACGGCCTTCTCTGGGCGCCTTTGCATGTCACGGGCACTTTGGAGGATCCCCAGGAAGACCTTACCGGGCGTCTCATTGAGGCCGCAGGCATGAGGATGTTCGAGAAGCTCCCGGAGACCGGCGAGACAGTACTTCGTTTCACGAAAAAGGCCATTGGCGAGGATCCCGGAGGAGCCATCGGCAAGGGGCTTGAACTCTTGGAAAAAAGCGGAACCGCCATCGATAAGGGTCGCGATATCATCAGGCAAGGCGAGGACGTCATCGATGCCGCCGGGGGTGTTCTCGACGGTGTGATCGGCAGCGGTTTCCTGCTGCCCAAGCTGCCGCGTGAAAATCCGCAAGACATCCCCATCCCGCAGGGCGAGTGATGGCTTCAGGGGCTTTTTTGGCCAGATCTGACAGGGGCTTCCGGCAGGCACAGTAAAAGATTGCGCTTGCGGGCTACCCGGCGAAAGTTTGCCCTGCAAGCGGCATATACAATCTAATCGGCGGAGTCATCATGGGAAAACAGGAATTGGTAAAAAACGCGGCATTGCATGTCGGTTTGGCATTGGTGTTCACAGGCTTTGCAAGCGCCTTGCCCGAGGGGTGGAAGATCACCGAATTCGCATCCCCGCCGGAAGCCGAATACCCCACCGCGATCTCCGCCGCCGCCAACGGCGACATCTACATCTCCGCGGATCGCAACGGCTCGCTGGGCCACAGCCCGGATTTCGGAAAGATCGTCCGTGCCACCGACAAGGACGGCGATGGCAAGGCGGACGAGTTCCAGGACTTCGTGCCGCACGTCACAAGCCCACGCGGCGGCCATTACATCAATGGGACGTTCTACCTGATCCACCCGCCTTACCTGAGCGCTTACCGCGATACCAACGGCGATGGCGTGGCCGATGAGAACAAGGTGCTGGTGAAAGGCTTCGGCTGGGGCATCGAGCACCCGCGCGGCGCAGACCACACCACCAACGGCGTCCGAATGGGCATCGACGGATGGCTCTACGTGGCCGTCGGCGATTTCGGGATGCCGGATGCCGTCGGCGCGGATGGCACCCGCGTCACCCTATGGGGTGGCGGGGTCGCAAGGGTGCGTCCCGATGGCTCGGAGCTGGAGATCTATTCCTACAACCTCCGCAACATCTGCGATATCGCCATCACCCCCACGCTGGACATGTTTTCCCGCGACAACACCAACGACGGCAAGGGCTGGAACACGCGTTTCCACCACTACGTCCCGATGGGCGACCACGGGTACCCTAGGCTCTATCAGAAATTCGCCAACGAGACGGTGCAGGCCCTCAAGGACTACGGCGGAGGCTCCGGCACCGGAGCCCTTGCCCTCGACGAGCCGGGCTTCCCTGCGGAATACAAGAACGCCATCTTCACCTGCGATTGGACCACCGGGAACATCTACCGCCATCCCATGAAACCCATGGAGGCGACCTTCCAGGTGGAACAGGAAATTTTCCACCCGCTGACCCGCGCCGTCGACATCGATGTCGACGGCTCGTCCCGTCTCTATCTGGCCGACTGGCGCAACGGCCGCTTCAACTACGATGCGAAACAGAAGGTCGGCATGATCCATCAGGTGCTGCCCCCAGGCTGGGAGAAAAGGGATTTTCCCGATCTGAAAAAAATGGCCGATGCGGAACTCGCCGATCAGATCGGTTCCGATAGCGCGGTGATGCGGCTTGAGGCGCAGCGGGAAATGATTTCCCGTGGCGGAAAAAATGTCTTTGCCGATAAAAT comes from Akkermansiaceae bacterium and encodes:
- a CDS encoding CPXCG motif-containing cysteine-rich protein, producing the protein MDTFPVTCPTCFETFEIAVPTDSEMPAEYDYDCEVCCRPMVIILNSAEDIYAQGLAD
- a CDS encoding serine/threonine-protein phosphatase, with protein sequence MGQVCQIEWAGATRSGSRKERNDDSWIVFSADAKGSRQLAESGKMSISDQDLVFAVSDGMGGGNAGHLASALLLERMAELIPETFKSAAMGFFPDSMSYLEQLIKDVHEHINEAALASVDCGGMAATLALAWFSPENMYLANVGDSRIYRCRDGKTEQLSKDHTSAWGQLARGEISEFEYRKHPRRAALYRVIGGGKPGGAPHFAAVQYQPGDRFMVCSDGLIDGLWERHIRDALADGGAPAECCEKLLQRAMENAGRDDTTLIVIHVS
- the ptsP gene encoding phosphoenolpyruvate--protein phosphotransferase, which produces MGEMEKEITYMGIPASPGIAIGPIHVVARGFSAPEIYVISEEEIGDEQARFEDAVALTKKQLTELQERLESLAGNSESEIFEAHVMLLEDKALLSRVEKAIATRLQNAEYAFYAVMQNFLEAMRRIPDPYLRERTADIEDVCQRVLRNFKVDEDSDHSEPDEKHILLAYDLSPSDTVSMNRRHLLGFATEQGSVNSHTAILARSFGIPAVVGLGASVIQVTALTPALIDGYSGKLILNPSEETLGRYVAFMAEKEKQRTELDAKRDEATETIDGRKVTLSANIEFLEELHQVKRSGAKGVGLYRTEFLLLNGSEMPDEAEQEAAYTRVAREVAPDMVIVRTLDAGGDKLPVEPLTEPEPNPFLGWRGIRVSLSRPAMFRDQLRAILRASHHGKTAIMFPLVSGLTELLEAKEILKRCMDDLDAEGIPFNHQIPVGVMIEVPSAAVCADLLAPHADFFSIGTNDLIQYTVAVDRVNPHVANLYKPTHPAVIRLIKSTVDAGAGQGIWTGVCGEMAGDIRLTPLLVGLGVSELSVSPKNLPKVGQVIRSLDFAQCQDAAVEALRQTNSKSVMEVTLSVARQRYPDLLD
- a CDS encoding RsmD family RNA methyltransferase, which encodes MRIIAGKAGRTAIKVPSAVARPTTDFVRQAIFSILGETVGGARVLDLFCGSGALGLEALSRGAASCVFVDEHRQAVSVTEENLRKARLEGGRTAKAEAFHFLKRDPATYDLILADPPYWKGYGDTDLVAKLLELPELPDRLAPGGHLVAEISSAQPTPPSPHFRLLARREYGSSAILILTHPEA
- a CDS encoding serine/threonine protein phosphatase, whose protein sequence is MSDEPIKDGLRSVVRIDFYGNVHKRMRGSDVAERYAQEVAVLKVLEERGCPYVPRILEEHPEEYYFVSTNCGRPAPQVTKKKADSLFAALEKDYGVRHLDAEPRNITYSDKMGRFCIIDFELAEILPDPHSSSEKH
- a CDS encoding glutamine synthetase beta-grasp domain-containing protein: MSKEKYVLEYLWLDGYTPVPNIRGKSQVKEFSAFPTLEELPLWGFDGSSTRQAPGGSSDCMLKPVAVFPDCTRKNGVIVMCEVVMPDGETPHPSNARATILDDETAWFGFEQEYFLVKDGLPLGFPTGGYPNPQGEYYCGVGYANVGGIARSIVNEHLDICLAAGINHEGINAEVAKGQWEFQIFGKGSKKAADQIWVARYLLQRLCEEYGVDVEYHCKPIQGDWNGSGMHANFSTAYMREKGGKDYFLALMAQFEKNCEEHIAVYGPDNHLRLTGLHETQSIDQFSWGVADRGASIRVPHSFVKGDKYQGYLEDRRPNSQGDPYQIASRILKTISEVPTP